Proteins from a genomic interval of Lysobacter stagni:
- a CDS encoding PilN domain-containing protein: MNARSESRPGADWAQDRLRRLGARVVPGAGGFLSWWTRNLAAWLPARVRRVLGFDRGRLLLQLEGDAVQLRLQQGSDLRDLGTVPQASLPTEDALVAPIDPLATLLPARLADLPRWLLLPAATGLRRRLTLPAAAADRLRDVVGFEIDRQTPFTAETVAFDARVIDRRDDGALDAELVVVPRQRIEPQQAALGQLAGSLAGIDLCAENGVPLGVNLLPPAQRRRHGDPFRYWNLALAAIAVLTVAATMWQLLANRRAAGDELERRIADHATAAREAAAQRQTLIDLIEGQAFLDRQRAQRATAVEVMDELTRRLPDTTYLEKLAIEDDNLLMIGLSREAPSLVQRLQGSKLWRAPSLTGALMPDPASGRDRFTLTAELPSTGKPAPVAAPREDTEDGDGR; encoded by the coding sequence ATGAATGCACGGAGCGAGAGCCGGCCGGGAGCCGACTGGGCGCAGGACAGGCTGCGGCGCCTTGGCGCGCGCGTGGTTCCGGGTGCGGGCGGCTTCCTGTCGTGGTGGACGCGCAACCTGGCGGCCTGGCTGCCGGCGCGCGTTCGCCGCGTGCTCGGCTTCGACCGCGGCCGCCTGTTGCTGCAGCTGGAAGGCGATGCCGTGCAGCTGCGCCTGCAGCAGGGCAGCGACCTGCGCGACCTGGGCACCGTGCCGCAGGCGTCGCTGCCCACCGAAGATGCCCTCGTCGCCCCGATCGACCCGCTGGCCACGCTGCTGCCGGCACGCCTGGCGGATCTCCCGCGCTGGCTGCTGCTGCCCGCCGCGACCGGCCTGCGTCGGCGACTGACGCTTCCCGCCGCCGCGGCCGATCGCCTGCGCGACGTGGTGGGTTTCGAAATCGACCGGCAGACACCCTTCACCGCCGAGACGGTCGCGTTCGACGCGCGCGTGATCGACCGTCGCGACGACGGCGCGCTCGACGCCGAGCTGGTGGTCGTTCCGCGCCAGCGCATCGAGCCGCAACAGGCTGCCCTGGGGCAACTGGCCGGGTCGCTGGCCGGCATCGACCTGTGCGCCGAGAACGGCGTGCCATTGGGCGTGAACCTGTTGCCGCCGGCGCAACGCCGCCGCCATGGCGACCCCTTCCGGTACTGGAACCTGGCATTGGCCGCGATCGCCGTGCTCACCGTTGCCGCAACGATGTGGCAGTTGCTGGCCAACCGCCGGGCCGCGGGCGATGAACTGGAACGTCGCATCGCCGACCACGCCACGGCCGCGCGCGAAGCGGCCGCGCAGCGCCAGACGCTGATCGACCTGATCGAAGGCCAGGCCTTCCTCGACCGCCAGCGCGCCCAGCGCGCGACCGCGGTGGAGGTGATGGACGAACTCACCCGCCGCCTGCCCGACACCACGTACCTCGAGAAACTCGCCATCGAGGACGACAACCTGTTGATGATCGGCCTCAGCCGCGAGGCGCCGTCGCTGGTGCAGCGCCTGCAGGGCTCGAAGCTGTGGCGGGCGCCCTCGTTGACCGGCGCGCTGATGCCCGACCCCGCCAGTGGCCGCGACCGCTTCACCCTGACGGCCGAACTCCCGTCGACAGGCAAGCCTGCGCCCGTCGCCGCACCGCGCGAAGACACGGAGGACGGCGATGGCCGTTGA
- the gspM gene encoding type II secretion system protein GspM: MAVDPAVLTRSEPAAPRVERDRWLALGLLVAAVALAYLVLVHPWWTAPMLEAQERIDTLQQRELRQRMQLEQAPQVAQRLAQVQAQQARQPGFLPENSAELATAGLVQRLEAVVAQASPGNRSCAISNRSPLSEPRRDRYARVVVQVRLRCGSPELATVLYALESGAPRLFVGNLNILSSRGYFLPGNTQPTGDGGLDVSFDLYGYLRPSATSTEVARAR; the protein is encoded by the coding sequence ATGGCCGTTGATCCCGCCGTCCTGACACGCAGCGAGCCGGCCGCGCCTCGCGTCGAGCGCGACCGCTGGCTCGCGCTCGGCCTGCTGGTGGCGGCCGTCGCGCTGGCCTACCTGGTGCTGGTGCATCCGTGGTGGACGGCACCGATGCTGGAAGCGCAGGAACGCATCGACACCCTGCAGCAGCGCGAACTGCGCCAGCGCATGCAGCTGGAGCAGGCGCCGCAGGTCGCACAGCGGCTGGCGCAGGTGCAGGCGCAGCAGGCACGGCAGCCGGGCTTCCTGCCGGAGAACAGTGCCGAGCTGGCCACGGCCGGACTGGTGCAGCGCCTGGAAGCGGTCGTCGCGCAGGCCAGCCCCGGCAACCGCAGTTGCGCCATCAGCAACCGTTCGCCGCTCAGCGAACCGCGTCGCGATCGCTATGCGCGCGTCGTCGTGCAGGTGCGCCTGCGCTGTGGCAGTCCCGAACTGGCCACGGTGCTCTACGCACTGGAAAGCGGCGCGCCGCGGCTGTTCGTGGGCAATCTCAACATCCTGTCCTCGCGCGGGTACTTCCTGCCGGGCAACACGCAACCCACCGGCGATGGCGGGCTGGACGTGAGCTTCGACCTCTACGGTTACCTGCGCCCGAGCGCGACCAGCACGGAGGTGGCGCGTGCGCGTTGA
- a CDS encoding general secretion pathway protein GspN — MRVDDAGPRTWLLATVAGWGLLAWLLAMVGMGRHAPALESDPGLLRPLPPLRAPAPERLGPMSQYVQIGQRPLFTQDRQPKPFFLQGQGGEETGQTAFDYLLTSVLITPALKMAILQPADGSESVRVRLGDAPESHPAWRLVALDVRSAVFEGPEGRREMTLRVFDGQGGQPPTAVNTAPSQNARPQPVGVPVPPSAPNAANAARAAASPNRPSAGTSSSNKNTAGQNSPQPAVDAAESAPLTPEAQMEAIRKRIEERRAQLRQQQNAQPPAQTH; from the coding sequence GTGCGCGTTGACGACGCCGGCCCGCGCACCTGGTTGCTGGCGACGGTCGCCGGCTGGGGTCTGCTCGCATGGCTGCTGGCGATGGTCGGCATGGGCCGGCACGCGCCGGCGCTGGAATCCGACCCGGGCCTGCTGCGTCCATTGCCCCCGTTGCGCGCACCCGCGCCGGAACGCCTGGGGCCGATGTCGCAGTACGTGCAGATCGGCCAGCGGCCCTTGTTCACCCAGGATCGCCAGCCCAAGCCGTTCTTCCTGCAGGGGCAGGGCGGCGAGGAAACCGGGCAGACCGCGTTCGATTACCTGCTGACCAGCGTGCTGATCACACCGGCCCTGAAGATGGCGATCCTGCAGCCCGCCGACGGCAGCGAATCGGTGCGCGTGAGGCTGGGCGACGCGCCGGAATCGCATCCGGCGTGGCGCCTGGTGGCCCTGGATGTGCGCAGCGCGGTGTTCGAAGGCCCTGAAGGTCGTCGCGAGATGACGCTGCGCGTGTTCGACGGCCAGGGCGGGCAGCCGCCCACGGCGGTGAACACCGCACCGTCGCAGAACGCGCGGCCACAGCCGGTGGGTGTCCCGGTGCCACCCAGTGCGCCCAATGCCGCCAACGCGGCGCGCGCTGCGGCAAGCCCCAACCGCCCGTCCGCGGGCACGTCCTCGTCGAACAAGAACACCGCCGGGCAGAACTCGCCCCAGCCGGCGGTCGATGCTGCCGAAAGCGCGCCCCTGACCCCCGAGGCGCAGATGGAAGCGATCCGCAAGCGGATCGAAGAGCGTCGTGCGCAGTTGCGCCAGCAACAGAACGCACAGCCCCCGGCCCAGACTCACTAG